Part of the Catalinimonas alkaloidigena genome is shown below.
GTAGCTGAATACATTTTAGAAGATTTATGCCGTATACCAGTGGAAGTTGAATATGCTTCAGAATTCCGTTATCGTAACCCGGTAATCAATCCTGGAGATATTGTAATCGCCATCTCGCAGTCGGGTGAGACAGCAGATACGCTGGCGGCAGTAGAACTGGCAAAAAGTAAGGGGGCTACCGTATTAGGAGTTTGTAATGCAGTTGGTTCGTCCATTGCCCGGGCTTCTCATGCGGGTTCTTATACCCATGCCGGCCCTGAAATAGGCGTAGCCAGTACCAAAGCTTTCACTGCCCAGCTCACCGTACTTACGATGTTTGCCTTACTCATCGGTAAAAGCAAAGGCACACTCAAGGAGGATGCCTATCACAATTTACTTAAAGAGATGAGCCAGATCCCACAAAAGGTAGAAAAAGCGCTTACGCTCAATGAGCAGGTAGAGTATATTTCGCAGGTATATAAAGATGCACCTAATGCAATTTACCTTGGAAGAGGACATAACTTTCCGGTAGCACTGGAAGGCGCTTTAAAGCTTAAGGAAATATCTTATATCCATGCAGAAGGCTATCCTGCCGCTGAAATGAAGCACGGTCCTATTGCGTTGATTGACGAAGAGATGCCGGTAATCTTCATCGCTACCCAGGATGGTTCTTACGAAAAAATTGTATCTAACATACAGGAAGTTAAGGCCAGGAAAGGGCAAGTGATTGCCATAGTAACTGAAGGGGATACACAGATTGCCGAAATGGCAGATTATGTACTGGAAGTGCCTAAAGCAGATCAGCAGTTGATGCCACTGATATCTGTCATTCCTCTACAGCTGCTTTCTTATCATATTGCAGTACTGAGAGGTTGTAATGTTGACCAGCCTCGCAATCTGGCAAAGTCAGTAACTGTAGAATAATCCGAAATAAAAAACCAGCTAATCAGCATTAGCTGGTTTCTTTCAATATTTAGTTGGTATTTATACTTCAACCGGAATTTCTACCAGAAGGGTATCCCACATCATCATCATTTTGGTGCCCATCTCATTGAACTGGATAGTAAATGGCTCGTATTTTTCTGATCCTTTTTTCACTGGCACATCAAACCTCACCACATCTTTACTTTCATCGTACTCATAAGCTCCCCATAGCCCTAATTCACTGTTCAGAATGATAGTCCATTTGTCTTTTTCAGGAATAGCAAACATAGAATAAGTACCAGCTTCCACTTCCTCTCCTCCTAACTTTACATCTTCCGTCAGGGTAATTTCAGTAGCTTCATTAGCCCCCAATCTCCAGACCTTACCATAAGGCTCCTGCTCACCGATCATTTTCCTGTTACGCAGGTGAGGACGGCTATACACTACTTTGATGTAGGCATCATCTTTCTTCATTTTGGCTATTGCCATTGGGCTGGGCTTGGGTTCCATGGCTTTTTGGGCCAACACATTTTCACACATTAGCGCTACTAACGCAAAAGCAAAAAATGATAATACAATACTTTTTTTCATAGTGTGTAGTCTTTTTAGTTTAATCTTATGATAACCAAATGTAAACAAAAATGTATAAACATAAAGTATTACATCCGACAAAGATAAGCTACCCTAATGTTACTTAAATGATATTGACTTCAGGAGAAATTTCAATGTCAAACTTTTCCCAGACTGAGTCCTTGATCTCCATCGCCAGCGCCCTTACTTCATTACCTTGTGCCCCTCCATGATTTATCAATACTAAAGCCTGCTGACTATGTACGCCAGTATTACCTACTTTTTTTCCTTTCCAACCGCACTGCTCAATCAACCATCCGGCGGGGACTTTCACTTTTTTGTCAGGCAGTTGATATCCCGGCACATGCGGATAAGCTTGCTGTAAGCTTTCAAACTTACTGGCTTCTATTACTGGATTTTTAAAGAAACTACCAGCATTTCCTATTTTGAGCGGATCCGGCAGTTTACTCTTCCTTATCCGAATTACTGCCTCACTCACTTCTTCTATAGGGGTGCGGGCTTCATAGCCTTTCTGGGCACGCATCTCTTTCAGCGTCTCTTCTATGGCTCCGTAAGTTGTATTGACTTCCGGCTGCTTACTCAAGCGAAGGGTAACATGGGTTATGATGTATTTGCCTTTTAGGCTATGTTTAAATACACTTTCCCGATAGCCAAACTGACATTCTTCATGTGAAAACTGTTTTACTTTTCCATCACTCAAATTTACTGCTTCCAGGCATTCAAAGACATCCTGAATTTCCACCCCATAGGCACCAATATTTTGCATAGGTGCAGCCCCTAGCGTACCGGGTATAAGCGATAAGTTTTCTACTCCCCCATAACCACGAGCGATACAATGCAATACAAACATATGCCAGTTCTCACCCGCTCCTGCCCTTACCCATACAAAGTTTTCATTCTCTTCAACTACTTCTATGCCTGGTATATTCATTTTGACTACCAGCCCGTTAAAATTCTGTGTCAGCAGCACATTGCTGCCTCCCCCAAGAATGAATACTTCTTTCTCCCAGTAAAGCTCCTTGCTGATAAGTTCCTTTAAGTCATCTACGCTGTTTATTTCAACAAAAAAGCGCGCAATAGCATCTATTCCAAAGGTATTATAGGGTCTGAGCGAGATATTTTCCTGTATTGTCATTGGGTATGATTATTCATTGTATTGCAATTGTAAAAAATTCGCATCAAGTTTAAGACCGAAAACTTCAAAGTTTAAAATAAACGTAAGTTCTGGAAGGATATCTACCAAAGTATGCAGGAATTTGAAGAGTATTTGAGCAGCAAAAAAATAGACGCCAAAGCCTTTAAGGAAAAGGAAGCTGAGATGTGGAAAGACTGGTGTGCTCTTTTTACAGAAGTGCATCCCAATAGCTTCAGTCAGCAGAAGCTTTATTTAATAAATACCATTAGAAGACGATTTCCGATCAAAGAGAGTGCTGAACTTGAAAAAAAGGGCACAACATCTCAAGCTAAACCTAAACCAAAATTCAAAATCCCGAATCGTCCTAAGAAAAGTAATGAATAACTAGTCCTGGGTAGTCATACTCTCATCTGCAGTTTGTTTGGATTTTTCCTTATCCTTCTCTTTGGTTTTATCTTTATCCTTTTCTTTACCTTTCTCTTTCTTCTCTACAAATGCTTTTTCCTCAGCTTTGGCCTGGTCCAGTACAAACTCTTCTTCTTCTTTCTCTTCGTAGAGGTATTCATTTATTTTTTTCCTTAGCTCTTTTGCGGGAAGGTTATGAGCGATTTCTCCATTACGTACCGCAGACATCTGCCCGGTTTCTTCGGATACCACCAGCACCAATGTATCGGTAATCTCTGTCATTCCGATAGCGGCTCTATGCCGTAGTCCGAATTCAGCAGGCAAGTTATCACGCTCTGTTACCGGTAAAATGCAGCGGGCGGCTTTAATACGATTTTCATGTACAATCACAGCCCCATCGTGCAAAGGGCTATACTTATTGAAGATAGCAAGCAGCAATCGCTTAGAGACTACCGCATCTATTTCGTCACCAGATTCGGCGTAAAACTTTAAAGGAGAACTCTTTGAGAATACGATGAGCGCACCGGTATTGGAACCGCTTAGACTTTTAGAAGCATCTATAATGGGCGTGATGTTGATTTTTCCTTCGTCATCATCTTTTTTCCAAAAATTCTTAAAAAAATTATCTCGGTTGAATGCTGTAGTCTTACCTACCAGTAGAAGAAATTTTCTGATTTCAGGCTGAAAAAGGATCATTACCGCCAGTACACCCACGCTCATGAACTGACCTAAAATAGCAGAAAGCAATTCCATCTGGGCGGCTTTTACCGCCAGATAAATTAAATATAAGGTTAAAAAGCCAAAGAAAATACTCAGGGCTACACTTCCTTTCATTAGCTTGTAGACCTGGTACAAGAGTACACTTACCAGTAAAATATCAATGATATCTACCCAGCTAATTTCAAGAAACCCTATAGAAAAAAGATAAATCAACTATATATTTTTTTTAAAATTTTGATGGTTTGTATTGCTTCTTTTACATCATGAACTCTCAGGATAGAGGCACCATTCATAATGGCTACTGTATTCAGTACTGTAGTACCATTTAGCGCATCCTCAGCCGTGATTCCCAATCTCTTATAAATCATTGACTTTCGTGAGAGGCCGGCAAGTATAGGAACATCCAGCATCTGGAAGTCCTGCATTTTCCTTAACAGCTCATAATTCTGATCAATGGTCTTCGCAAAACCAAAACCGGGATCTATGATTACATCTGCCACACCCTTTTCTCTTAGTACTGTCAGCTTTTTCTGAAAGTAATCCACAATCTCTCCAGTCAGGTCTTCATACTCAGTTAACTCTTTCATTTCCTGAGGTGTTCCCCGCATATGCATCAATACGTAAGGAACTTGTAATGAAGCCACTGTACTAAACATATGGTCATCCAAGTTGCCACCCGAGATATCGTTGATCATGCATGCTC
Proteins encoded:
- the murB gene encoding UDP-N-acetylmuramate dehydrogenase; this translates as MTIQENISLRPYNTFGIDAIARFFVEINSVDDLKELISKELYWEKEVFILGGGSNVLLTQNFNGLVVKMNIPGIEVVEENENFVWVRAGAGENWHMFVLHCIARGYGGVENLSLIPGTLGAAPMQNIGAYGVEIQDVFECLEAVNLSDGKVKQFSHEECQFGYRESVFKHSLKGKYIITHVTLRLSKQPEVNTTYGAIEETLKEMRAQKGYEARTPIEEVSEAVIRIRKSKLPDPLKIGNAGSFFKNPVIEASKFESLQQAYPHVPGYQLPDKKVKVPAGWLIEQCGWKGKKVGNTGVHSQQALVLINHGGAQGNEVRALAMEIKDSVWEKFDIEISPEVNII
- a CDS encoding DUF2911 domain-containing protein, coding for MKKSIVLSFFAFALVALMCENVLAQKAMEPKPSPMAIAKMKKDDAYIKVVYSRPHLRNRKMIGEQEPYGKVWRLGANEATEITLTEDVKLGGEEVEAGTYSMFAIPEKDKWTIILNSELGLWGAYEYDESKDVVRFDVPVKKGSEKYEPFTIQFNEMGTKMMMMWDTLLVEIPVEV
- the cdaA gene encoding diadenylate cyclase CdaA, with the translated sequence MIYLFSIGFLEISWVDIIDILLVSVLLYQVYKLMKGSVALSIFFGFLTLYLIYLAVKAAQMELLSAILGQFMSVGVLAVMILFQPEIRKFLLLVGKTTAFNRDNFFKNFWKKDDDEGKINITPIIDASKSLSGSNTGALIVFSKSSPLKFYAESGDEIDAVVSKRLLLAIFNKYSPLHDGAVIVHENRIKAARCILPVTERDNLPAEFGLRHRAAIGMTEITDTLVLVVSEETGQMSAVRNGEIAHNLPAKELRKKINEYLYEEKEEEEFVLDQAKAEEKAFVEKKEKGKEKDKDKTKEKDKEKSKQTADESMTTQD
- the folP gene encoding dihydropteroate synthase, translated to MGILNVTPDSFYDGGRYVSDESSLLNQAETILKEGAKIIDIGGYSSRPGAAHISTEEEIKRVIKGIELVSKFFPEAYISIDTFRSEVAREAVGAGACMINDISGGNLDDHMFSTVASLQVPYVLMHMRGTPQEMKELTEYEDLTGEIVDYFQKKLTVLREKGVADVIIDPGFGFAKTIDQNYELLRKMQDFQMLDVPILAGLSRKSMIYKRLGITAEDALNGTTVLNTVAIMNGASILRVHDVKEAIQTIKILKKIYS